The following DNA comes from Clupea harengus chromosome 9, Ch_v2.0.2, whole genome shotgun sequence.
agagcgagagggagagggagaggggctgcctggctaggtgtaagggaatattatttaatatattatttagattttagattTCTAATAAAGCCTCCGaccagagatgggcagtatttcaattacttgtatttgaaatacatatttcaactgctttgagtattttgtaatttgtatttgatagggccgataaaaaatctaacgtaatttgtatcaaaatactttagagtagagtaattttgtatttaaaatactcaaaatactttctccattgttaaggcagaaggagattttttttctgtcagattctaccactagaccatctgatctgcctttgaatgtcattgtcgaatcaggcaacagtcaggcaaaagtggtgcttcaaatgaccccgcccctttttggggcgaaatggaaatcgcccagatctctctcattgactctcatgttaaatccatttttttcacaaaacagggctgtgttcgaaaacttagatagctgtcttgatccttgtcaatttatcttcattattacgccgacttaaaggaggttctttcaaagagagaatcgagttgttgcaccgaactttagccatcttgacagaatgtggctgTGGCTATTACGGCACACTTTACAAAGTactctgcaatacagtgcactgcaatacagtgcacttacatatgtagtttgttctgtcgctgattagagTTGTCtgaaatggaacactgagagacacaaatgTGGGAGCCTTTAACCCGTAAATCTGtgctccggccaactggaaatttggcgaaaaacaaagatggcggaccaaaactctgctgacagccgtgttttgtatacaaatgtacatcttttagcgttttctcgcttagattttttaaaagttacagagaaatagacactgtactatcagataacaccagcaataatggttgaagtgatttgcgaagcgtcagtcagccaactttccaaactgaaaagcttccgaaagggctcctcctcttccgctacgtagccgagatggcgcccgtttagagtGAGTAATGTCCattatttcacactgcattttttgaccgtttgcagtgcgccatccaggtactttcagtgccctgaattctgctggttctgtcagtgtgaacgccctaagcactgaaagtcagtgtttgaagtgtgcaagtctgcggtaatagacacggcctgtgacttgatcaaagccgtatgacgtccttatacacaattacgtatgacaaaagcatggtgggacgagccctcccggaagccatagagattgcattgagatccctgttttgtgaaaacatgagtcacacagctgctgcctgcaaatatatatatatatatatacataatcaatcaagttgttgtcttttaatagctttgcttagttacactgatattctgtgactgtttttcctatttgtggggttccccagagctttgtgtacattatatagcccaaacctgaatgctctgctataccaaactgtgaaaaaacggaaaatccagaaaaagtatttcctatattttaaatacaaaatacatgtattgtattttgttacattttctggcaccagtattttgtattttattttgatacatttatttgaggggtattttgtattttgtatcaaaatacatttttatgtatttttgcccatctctgccTCCGACCCACTCGGTAGGAGCGACgcagaacaacaaaaacacctcAGCCAACACCatggacaggagtgtgtgatCGAGCACAAGGCCGATCCTGAGCTGGTTCCATGATGAGCAAAACATCCGTTTAAACATTGCTGGGGTATACGAACATGACAAAAATTACACCGTAGTTCATTTAAATCTTGCCATAAACTGTCCTTAGTATACCACAACATTTTGTTCATGACACATTCATATCTGCCATGATTTCCACAAGGAAATAAATGTCCTTCTAATCAGATGTGCAAATAAAAAGTGCAGTGGTGTGACTGCACAAAAAGTACGACTATCATAtcatctcttctttctctttctcttactttcACCTCTCACAGATAACCCAGCTTTAATATAGTTTACTGAGCAATTTCACAGCAATATGATCCTGACCACGAAGATCCTCAAAGAAATTCATGAAAGTGAACCATACAACATCAAAAGAACCACCTTAAAACATATGCCTGCTATTTAAAAACATCTGATTTCCGGGATGAATCAATCAAGGTCACTCCAGTCCAATACTGATAGTTTGATGTATTTCTTTCAATCCTATATTAGAGGTATCAGTGATACATATatgcattgttttaattgctctgtccaaaatgactgtttttaatacatattattcgatctcattataatcttattaattattttaaattcatttattatcttttttggtatattatattatcctattttctgcacttcattagcacttctattactttgtattattgttgttgtgactgtctatactatgttaagcaccttgagatttctttgtattttaaagtgtgctatacaaataaaatccattattattattattatatatcatCATGAAATAAGATTGATTGCAAAAAAAATGCttcactgctgtcattaaaacatTCATCAAGTAATATATTACACACCTAAAAGAGTCAAGATATGTTATGGTAATTTTGGTTGTCCAACGAATGGAATATTGCGTAACATTTGATCAGGGGTGGAGCTGGCCTTTCCGGCCAATGGGTGTGAAGCATCAATTGTATATACGGTCATTGGTACAAGGCGTGGTAAGGCACGGCAGGTTCATTTATTTAGCATCGTACACTTCAAACACTGGGGTCATTCAAAGTACTTTACAGATGAGAAAATACAACTTGGGCAGTGGAAAGCAGATTGGGTGGTGGGGTTTATCAAGCAAATGTTGTGCAAGCTGAAAATAAAGCATAAATGCAGGTAAGAAATATTCAAATAAACAGCACTGCCTAGAAAAACACAGTGGTCAGGGCTCACCGGTCAGGTGCAGCCAAAGAGGGGTTATTCTACAAAATCCTAATGAATCCTGGACACTTGTGTGACAAATTGCCTGTAGCACTCAGCTCTTAGTGACCCCCACACCATAATGAAGGCATTTTCTGCATCAATACACCAGGTTGATTTGGTCAGATAGTTATAAATGCCTTGTGTTGCTGAAGCTGATACCTTTAGCAGGGGTGTCTAACTCATTTTCACCCTGGGCCACATCAGCATTATGGTTGCCCTCAAAGGGCCGTTTGTAACTGTAAgaccaggggtgtcaaactcattttCACCCTGGGCCACATCAGCATTATGGTTGCCCTCAAAGGGCCGTTTGTAACTGTAAGACCAGGGGTGTCGAACTCATTTTCACCCTGGGCCACATCAGCATTATGGTTGCCATCAAAGGGCTGGTTGTAAATGTAAGACTGTATAAATGTAACTACTCCCTAACATATTGTTAAATAACTTTGCATTTGATTATTGTTTATTCAAGTGTAAAAATAttgtacatacatttatataaatatatgtaagcACATTTCTCTATTATAACATAAATTATTTTGATTTAGGGTTAAGAAACCTGCATTACTCTAACAAAGATCAAACTTTTAAAGTGAATAACAAAGACAAATATGAAACACAAGTTATTAGCCTACATTAACTTTGTTCAAAGCTTTTTTGTTACAACTATGGTACAACAAATAATTGTGAGTTGTTAAGAACATGTGTGACAGATGTGGCattttacaaaaacaaatggcTGCAGACAGCCTTGCAGAGGACCAACTAACAACCAACTAACAACCAACTAATGAGAGATGGTTTTGATTAGAGTAAACATTTGGCTGTATGAACACATAcacctgtaaacacactgaatacattGCTACACATACCAAGTAGTTTATGTAATTAACTCAAAATAACAATAAGACTTGTTTTAGTTCACAACTATATTGGTCAAGTTCCGGGTGAAGTTGATGAGGTGATGCTTCATGGCCTTGAACACACCAAGTAGATCCTTCCTCTCCCTAGGACACCATATCACACATCCTCCGCATCTATTGATCATGTTCGGAaattaacaacaaacaaaaaaacaaaatggaagcACATATTACACTGTACTTATCCCTGGTTGAAAAAcgttttattatatttttaattcaggtttaaaaaaaaaatgcttaccTATTTGTTTTCTGGCCGGATGTCTGACACCGTTTTCCCGTGGTCAGTCCGTCAATGTCTGGCTTTAGGTCTTGTGCTGTAGCAATCCGTAAAACAGCGTGAGGTTGTCAGCGGTGATGCGTGATCTGTGCTTGGTCTTGTTAAGATTCATTATTGAAAACATCTGGTCACACAGATTAGTGCTCCCAAACATGGACAGAACGCGGGCAGCATGAAGTTGGAGCTGTGGCATCAAACAGGAGGCAGTTGAAAGTAAAAGTCCTTGATTGCAGCGTCCTGCAACTTTGCTCTCAGGCCGCTATGGCTTTGTAGCTTTATTAACTCTCTCTGAAGGAGATAGGGCGCAGTGTCGACGTCGGTAGTGAAAGGATTGGCAAAGATGGCAAAGTCTGAGCGCTGTGTTCTGAAGTCAGAGAAGCGCCGATCAAATTCAGTAATTAACCGGTTCACTTTGGTAGCCAACCGAGCACATGAAAAAGCACCCGGGAACTGAGGCTTAGATTTTCTGGCAGACAGGAAAGTGGGCAAGATTGTCCTGTTCCAGTTGGGACTTTCATAGGTGCATTTGTCTTCCCATCTTTCATTAAATTGCCTTCCCTCTGCATCAATTTTTCTCTTCTTGGACATTTTGGGATTATTTGTCGATCTTTTCAACTCAATCCCTTGTTGGAAAACCGCGAAAACCGCTTTAGTTATATACGCCAACATGGAAACACTGCCATCTAGCGGCAGCAGGCCATAATTTTGCGGGCCACAAAATCGACATGCATTGTGAGAGAGAAGCCCTCGCAGACTCTGGTCCCTCTCTTCAGATCTCCAGATGAGTTAAGGGATGATACACCTACCTCCTGAGAGTGCCCCTGCCCTAAACTAAGGCTTCTCACCACTGCTCCCCCTCACCCTGAAGCCAACATCCAGAGGAGGCAGCCCTTGGAGCCCATGTTCAAATGTTTGAACATTGGTGGACATTTTGTGGACACTTTGTGAACACTTTACTCTTCACACGTCCATTCGCTGTGTAGGATGAGCACTTCTCCAATGAACAGGGAGGCAATATGTTATCTtaatgtagcgccccctaggcCTATTTCCTGACACTAAAGGGCGTTTCCTGGGTTCCTAAACTAATCCCAGTAaagtatataatacatataattctCGCTGACCTTCTGTTTAAATGTCTATTGGTGATTTTACATGTGCTACGATTTAAACTATTAACTTACTATTAGTCAAATGAAATACCCTTTTAACCCTACACTCTACTACCCAATAATGGCTTAACACTAAGAAAACTCAGAACTCAGGTTGTTCaattatcaaataaaaatatagtTTACTGATTtgaataagaaaataaatattaaaatcaTCAATGTAATACATtcttaatgaaaacaaaataggaTACACCATGTATGAAAAGCTTttgaattaaatgaaattacAACAAACCTGAAGTTTGAATGAACCTTCACATATACAGAAATCAAACAATTACAGTTAACTATACAGTCCCTAACAGACATCCATATAATAGTAGCTAGTAGGCTACTTTACTAGCATTCAGCTAACATTTAACAATACACGACACGTAGCATTAGCACAAAACACCTGCgtgggcccacacacacgcactctctcaccAGTGAATCACCCACCCCAGTCCTAGCCGGCAAATGAGCTAGTAAGCTACCTAGCAGCTAACCGTTGCAGTACTGGATTGTAGCTTCAAGCTTGTGTTCGGTGTGGCCCAAAACAAACTGACCCCTTCACTCCTTTTTGGaacaagaaaaataaaactgacgATACCTTAATCCAAGGGTTGTCGAGTTGTTGTCGAGCTGCCGTCGAGCAACAACAGGGAAGTCTCTCACAATGGAAAGTGCAGTCTCCTCACAATGGCGAGATGATGAACTTCTGCAAACCGTCGACTATCTTACAGTTCAAACTTCGCGTATTCAGTCCGGACACGCTGATAAACATAGATAACGTCCAACTTGCAAATATATACCGTTTGTCACGTTATAATTCTTACATCTGCTTAAAACACACGGAGACAGTTAGTAACTTGGCTTCTTGACTTCAACTCTATCTTCTCTTCCTTTTGCGGGATTTGCCACCTTTCACCTAACGTTACTCAGTGCATACAACAgtaatacaattaaatacattttacattcaaaCATCAAAATATTGCATGTAACACAATACATTTCACTTTACCAATGAAATATTTTCAAACAAAACTCTTAGAACAAATTGGAACACATGCATCAGCAAACACTGTTGCTCATCCAACTACAACTCCCATAATCCCTTGCATTCAACCCAAAATGAATAGAAGGGAGATgagctagcctgacgatgtcatactcataattctagtcagaatatgagtctgatacctctccattgggctgtgattatggggcgtgtttcaaccgaaccaggagaaaaaatgcctcttcgctcaattggttacctacaaccaatcagaacaacgtagtatgtgaccagggccagctgataaattaaactattACCGGATCCcataggaaggaaggcaaaaacatattttcgattgacaaatgccttgatcgcgtttctctgttcctctttcaaaatgaatgcactgtcaatgtctaaatggactcgaatctatacatttcagctctccagcggcagccatgttggttgaaaacgaattcaacccatgtgttgattacgttactgttgatcatctgtccatcatcgtataaagcccgccttgacaatttgattggtccggcaatttctgtccggagataatttctccccaacggagcgacaccagaccgaacttcccgacttcaaatgttgtgggcggggctaagttcggtctggtatccaggctagagATGAGCACTACTATAAGCTTCTCCTTAGCTTAATGGCGATCTctaatacattattattttatgatTATTTCTTAGTTCTAATGTGTTATTATAACTTAATTAAATATAAAGTTTCTTAGCACAAATATGCTTTTTAGCACTGCGCTACATTAATACCTTTTAAAATCATGTCCCCATACAGATGTTTGGTGTTGCAATGTCTCTCAGTGGTTTCAAGAAATGTGCTTACCAGTCAACATGTCTGAGAGAATAGCATTATTATCACGTACCAAAAAGGGACTTCTGCTTTTAAAAATGGCTGTAAATATGTTTAATCATCAAGTTAACCaaacaaaggggaaaaaatgcaaGAATGCTTAAATGTGACAGTTTTAGGAAGTATTGGCTAATCGTTTAACCACACAGGGTTTCTTGTATAATAATAACACAACAATCTGTCTGTCATCAAGTCTCATGTTTGGCGTTTAAAAGCTATATACTTTACTATGTAGTCACAGTTTAGTATTGTTGTGGCGCATTCTGTTGCTTACTTtttctgaaaataaatcttACATGCGAAGGACGAGGAATGGAAACAAATCTCTGAGTTACCACAGTTCAGTTGTCGACCACTAGCACTCATATACGAATGTACAATGTCCCATGAAGACACAACACACTTGTcacacttgagagagagagagagacagagagagagagagagattcacccACATGTGTGCAAACATATacatccatacaaacacacccacaccaacacgGATAGTTAAATAGATAGACAGTTTGGGGGATTGGGAGAGTGACTCTCACCCACATACAAGCACAGTCGCAAAAGACTTGAGTCAAATTAGAAAAAGTCGTTTGTTTCTTTTGTAGCAAATCTAATGTTACCTAAAGCATCAATCGCTTCTGATATCTCTATGTAAAATCTGCAAACTTACAGACCTTACACACCTTTTCCCACTTTTTCCACAAATAGAAATATGATCTTTATCAGTGTTGATATGTAGAGTTTTATTGGAGTTCTTTTAAACTTTGTTGGCTTGGTACTACTTCTGGCAAACAAGGTATTTATCGATCGTACACAACAAAACTCCATATCAAATTGAAAGGGTTTTTGTTTTCGCTTTAATATGGATTTTAAAATGTCCTTGCAATAGAAGAAAAAGCACTTGATATATCACAAAGTCGAGGCAGGATGGCCTTTCATCAGTGGCAGAGTTATAGTCCCATAACAACAAAATCCTGAATTATTTGTGTTCTGCTGAGAGCTATTATGAAATGCTGAAATACGTATTTTGTCAGATCTTTCACTTCCTTTTTTCTCATTGCATCAGAGCATGTCAAAGCTCCAGCACGTCACTTAAACAGACTTCGGACTTCGGTAAAAGAAGGTAAGATCCAGATCGTCAATACAAAGGAAAATGACCATTTGGATTTCTTTCAGGAACCCCTAAAACATTCTGTGTTTAATTCGTTAATTAATTTAGAAATAATTTTGTTTAATTCCAACGATACATGGAATCACTGCTGTGTGTAGCACACACTGGAACCAGCTCCCTAAAGATGAGATTCTGTGTGGAGATCATAATGCTTTAAATTAATCTAAATATTGTTAGCCTTGACATACAGTTTGTTTTTCAAAGTCACCAGCTTGTTTTGTGTCTAGTTAATAAGTCAGAACTGGGTAAAAATGTTGGGAGGTGTCCTTGACTTGACATGACTTACAAAGTGGTTGAACCAGGcatcatgatttttcaaacaTATTTTTAATCTGATTCTGTGACATTGTATTCATGCAGTGTCATTTTAATGTTAATAGCATTAGTAATTTGTTGAGTTTTGGAATCTTTATGTGATTTGTATGATTCTATTTTGTGATAAAAATGATGAACAATCTGGAATGGAATTTCTGGATCTTCTCTGTGAACAGATATCAAAAGCATACAATTGATCTGATCCTACATTTTTTTCAGGATAGTGTGACAGGGTGAAATCTGCAGAATGGGTGAAGATTCGAACTTCTCCTTAGATTATGAATACAATGACACTGACTACTTCAATGACACTGACTTCAAATTCCCAGACTATGTCATGGGTACAAACCACATGCTTGCTCTGGTCTGCTATGCCCTGGTATTCATTGTAGGTGTCCCCGGCAACGCCTTGGTGGCCTTTGTCATAGCCTTCCGTATGCCGCGCTCCGTCAACGCCCTCTGGTTCCTGAACTTGGCCCTGGCGGACCTGCTGTGCTGCCTGTCTCTGCCCTTACTGATGGTTCCAATAGCTCAGGACCAGAATTGGTCCATGGGGCCACTGGCCTGCAGGCTGCTGCATGGCACCCTCTACCTGGTCATGTACTGCAgcgtgctgctgctggtgcttaTCAGCGTAGACCGCTGGATGCTGGTCAGCTGGCCCGTCTGGTGCCAAAACTGGCGCCGGCCGCAATACGCATCctgggtgtgtctgggtgcaTGGGTCCTGGCCCTGTTGGGCAGTGCCCCGCAGTTCGCCATCCTGGAGGCCAAAAAGGAGACACCAGTGAAGACGGAGTGCAAGCCCGTGTTGGCCAGCATGAAGTCCGCCTGGGCCATCCTCATCTTCCGCTTCCTGATGGGCTTCGCTCTGCCCTTCCTGGTGATCTGCGTAAGCCACTGGCACGTGTACCAGCGGGCATCATTGCGTCAGCGCGAGAGGTCGGCGCGCACTGTGCACATCATTTTGGCCGTGGTGCTGAGCTTCTTCCTGTGCTGGGCACCACTGCACGTGCTGGATATCACGTACCTGGCTCTGCCTCCCAGCCACCGCGGGCACCATCTTGCCATGGCCCAAGTGCTGGCCTTGTGCCTGGCCTACGTCAACAGCTGCCTCAACCCCGTCATCTACGTGTGCGTGGGCCGCGGCTTCAAGGAGGGCCTGATGCGCACCCTACGCAATGTGCTCCACTTTGCATCCGAGACGCCCGACCCACTCCATAGGAACGACGCAAAACAGAAAGAGCACCACAGCCAACACCATGGACAGGAATGTGTGATCGAGCATGTACTGAGCTGGTTCCATGATGAGGTGGGGGTATGCTGGGCTATATACGAacatgacaaaaatgacaccgTAGTTCATTCAAATCTTGCCATAAACGGTCCTTAATATACCACAGCATTTTGTTCATGACACATTCATATCTGCCACGATTTCCACAAGGAAATAAATGTCCTTCTAATCAGATGTGCAAATAAAAAGTGCAGTGGTGTGACTGCACAAAAAGTACGACTATCATAtcatctcttctttctctttctcttactttcACCTCTCACAGATAACCCAGATTTAATATAGTTTATTGAGCAATTTCATAGCAATTTGATCCTTACCACGAATAAGAAATGAATGCAAGTGAACCACACAACATCAAAAGAACTACCTGAACACATATGCCTGCTATTTAAAAACATCTTATTTCCAGGATGAATCAATTAAGGTCTCTCCAGTCCAATACTGATAGTTTGATCTATTTCTTTCAATCCTATATTCAGTGAAAGATATCAGTGATACATATATCATAAATTCAATAAGATTGATTGCAAAAAATATGCttcactgctgtcattaaaacatTCATCAAGTAATATATTACACACCTAAATGAGTCAAGATATGTTATGATAATTTTGGTTGTCCAACGAATAGAATATTGCGTAACATTTGATCAGGGGTGGAGTTGGCCTTTCCTGCCGATGGGTGTGAAGCATCGACTGTATATACATTGGTACAAGGTGAGGCAAGTCACGGCAGGTTAATTTATTTAGCATCATACACTTCATACACTGGGgtcattcaaagtgctttacagatgaGAAAATACAAGGATAATTCTGTTTCAGATTACAGAAATAAAGTAGAATAGGATTAAAAGCATGATTTGAAAGAGAATAAATcaaacatgaaaataaagaGCCAATTAGGACAATACGGTGGCATTACATTACAGGAAAGAAATGCAGTAGAGTTAATAGTGTTTTCAACTGAGCTGAAAGCCGGGTTGTTTTCAGCCTGGATTTAAAAGGGCTCTTCTCATCATTATCTTAGGCAGGACTAACGGACTCCTTCCTAATGCTGTAAGACTTCTGCTCGGCTCAGAGAGATACGCTGGGCCCTCACCGTTAAGCGGGTTCTAGATCAGCAACAGGACCTTAAAGTCTTTTCTGTAACGTACTGGTAGCCAGTGTATGGATTTAAGACTGGGGGTGATGTGCTCCCATCTTTTAGTTCTAGTGAGAACTTTGGATGCATGTTTTGAACACACTGGAGCTGTTTGATTGTCTTTTTTGGGAGTCCAGTCAGAAGACCATTACAGTAATCAATCCTGAAAGATATAAGGTTGAGTTTCTGCAGGTCTGGTTTAGTCAGAAAGTCtctacatttgtatgtgtgtgtgtgtgtgtggtgtgtgtgcgtgttttaaaAATATCTCAGTAAAATACACCAGAAACTGGTTATCACGTTTGTTAATCACATCTTTCAAAGTGAATAAACCAGCTAACTGTATTTGACCTTCCAGCACCTTCCATTGCGTACTGTTTCCGTTTGTGCAACCATGATAAACACAATAGCAGCTTGTGAAATCAGTCATCTCTTCTACCCTGTTTGTCACCTTCCACTCATGCTTAGTTTCACTGCTATTACCAGTACTTAACCATAGGGGGCAGTGTCGGCACCAATAAATGAGCAATGTACAGTAATACACTATCACCTCATTATGGATATGTGAAGATGTATTATAAACTTCACATATCCATAATGAGGTGTTAGTGTATTACTGTACATTACTCATTTATTGGTGCCGACcctttggggggaaaaaaacccttgatgttttaaagatgttttaatcTAACTGCAggttgttgatttgttttggaTTGAGTGGATTAGTTTAGTTTTACTTCTCTGTACAAATAACGCTGTAATGTCCATTTATTGAGCTTTAAGTCACGTCCAGTACACATGATTGGCACTATATGCTTCATTTGTCACTTTAGGCTACCCGACTTACCTTGCATGCAACAGTAAAATATCAGGTTGATGAATATTGTTATTATGATTATATTGTATTCTGTTGCATAAACGTCTGATCATTAAGACATCAGCAGAGTGTATATTCTAACGATCATAAATAAAGGCCTGAactggagagtgtgtgcacttgtACTATCCTATACACTGCCTCTCTGTAGCCTGGCACACGATGGCTAAATATAACTGGACTCCTTAGCAACTGGGCAGAAGTGATAGGATGAAGGAAACAGTGAAAGACATGGTGAACCGAAAGAAGATGGAA
Coding sequences within:
- the LOC105899487 gene encoding LOW QUALITY PROTEIN: C5a anaphylatoxin chemotactic receptor 1-like (The sequence of the model RefSeq protein was modified relative to this genomic sequence to represent the inferred CDS: deleted 1 base in 1 codon) produces the protein MGEDSNFSLDYEYNDTDYFNDTDFKFPDYVMGTNHMLALVCYALVFIVGVPGNALVAFVIAFRMPRSVNALWFLNLALADLLCCLSLPLLMVPIAQDQNWSMGPLACRLLHGTLYLVMYCSVLLLVLISVDRWMLVSWPVWCQNWRRPQYASWVCLGAWVLALLGSAPQFAILEAKKETPVKTECKPVLASMKSAWAILIFRFLMGFALPFLVICVSHWHVYQRASLRQRERSARTVHIILAVVLSFFLCWAPLHVLDITYLALPPSHRGHHLAMAQVLALCLAYVNSCLNPVIYVCVGRGFKEGLMRTLRNVLHFASETPTHSIGTTQNRKSTTANTMDRNV